Genomic segment of Pangasianodon hypophthalmus isolate fPanHyp1 chromosome 22, fPanHyp1.pri, whole genome shotgun sequence:
ttTACTGACACCATAAGGAATGTTTATAAACACCATGTTTATTGTCAATACTAGAATAAAGTCTTGTGCATTATTACTTCCTGTGTTTTGGCTCTAGTGGTTTTGTCACTATGAAAAATTCGAAGACGAGCTAGATGAACAGAAAACTCTGAAGTTCCGGGCGGATCTgaaatacaggaaaaaacaaTATCAGGTGAGTCACTGATATGCAAATTACAAAAGGTGTTATATTGTGTGAGTTTTGTCCCAGTTTACACAGTGTGGTTTCTGGTTGAATATTTACAGGAAGCTCTAAAGGACTACACAGCATGCCTTCCTCTGGTGCCTAATAACAATCTGTCAATGAAAAGAGATGTGTTGGAGGGAATAGCCCGGTGCTGCAGTCATCTGGGAAAGAGCAGACAGGCCCTAGAGATCTGTGAGAAACTGGTAGGCTACAATATATTCTGCGTGAATGATACAGTGATATTTTATAGGTACTGTGAAAAATTTAGCATAACGCCATCAACAAAAATCATCAAGTTattatttccaataacagcatgtcctgaagtgttttattcctctgataccACAGCTATCTTCCagcgattacatttttttaaaattaattgaaGAAcgacatgtactttttatccatttacagttactaATATTGTGGAACACACATGAAAGAACTTCTTcatatcacttacattataaaaaagtcattccctcaccagcttggGATGTCACATGACCCCTTGTCATGTGACGGAGAAAGTGGAAAGTGCAACATCCTCTGTTGTGACTGtcctgtggcggaaaacttactgcctgttacaaaacgctgacactagagactcctttaataaatgttaaattaatgtgtccttacagaaagttttgtcatatcaatgattatatgtttttgttggttaaaaaaaaaaacagcacatctttttacctgtttattattaacctgCTATTCAGGTCCCTTAATAtggaaatgataacgtattagtggggggaaaaaaagagtgcattaacataaacctgtgatttgccttgtagctcgcactagtgtcagagctgctgttatactgtaggaaatgaatcaacatcttctgaccaattagaatcaAGAATGCAAttttgctgtggtatatttCTGTTAGTTTGTTGTTTAATGACTTACCTTTGTCTTTCGTTCATTTTCAAGTAGCTGATTTTTCTAAACaaggttttaattaattaatttttattttattgtattttttatggtGCATTGTACCCTTTATGATTTGGTAGCCAACTTCAGAAAAATGACCATTCGAACATTCACACTAAAATAGCCTGCTATTGATTCTGTATTTTGGTTCGGCAGAGGAAGGAGGCGACCAACACGTGCCACCTGACCTGCGTCCTACAGCTGGAACAGAGCATCCACGAGGGCTGTGGAGACGTGACGAGCGGCATCTCTAGTCTGAAACAGCTTTGCTCTGTGCATCCTTTCAACCCTTGGCACTGGCTGAACCTGGCCACGAGCTACCAAAGCCTGCTGGAGTCATCCACCTCCCTCGAGGATCTGAAAGACACGCCTCAGACACCTCAGGCCTTcattcagcagcagcaggagaagaaggaggTGCGGCTGAAGGCgtgcatgtgttttattagaACAAGGTCAGTTTGTTAGCTTACATAATAGTGATGTGTCGTTCATAAACGAGTCAAAACGTTTAGGGGTACGTTTAAGAGTACATAATATCCATTTGCTGAAAGTGTTCTGTATTCATGATTATCTAATGCTGTTAAAAAGAGACACAGTGCAACATTTGAATCATATCGACGTCTTATCAACATAATCATTaacataatattatttaatattataatattaacataatattaaTGCAGGAATACTTACTGTATTTGAGAAAATaccttcctgtttttttcacatttatttaaatagattcTATAACATACCCAATGCAAATCATGCCCATCTGTTAATCAAAAGGTAGCACATtctaagatagatagatagatagatagacaaacaacttttagctgttttttaaaaaaatggcaagGAATCATTTAAAAGCCAAATGAGTCAGCTCTTACTGGTGTACTGAGTCGATTGTTCTGATTCACCGTAAAGAACCGGAATTCCCATCACTACTATTTAATAACCCTGAAACGTGAAATTGGTGTATGTGATCAATTGCATATAATATTGACGCTACTACCTTTGCCTTTTAAGGCTGCTGATTGAAATACTGAAGATTCAGCAGTTCTCATTTGTCCTGGAAAGGAGCAAGAAAACCCTTCAGGCCATTGAGGCATCTCTGCACAAGATGCAGCTCAAAGAGGAAACACTCCGACTCATTTCTGAGGTGAGACGGTGACTTGTACACTGAGTAATAACTAGAGTACATTTGGAATATATGTTCATAATTGGTGACAGCATTGCATGTGTCCTTCTctgcaaagaaaaaatgtgCAGTTCTCCACCTCAGCAAGGAATGCATGAAAATTAAAAACGAACAAAGCAGTCATACTATTGAacagctgtgtttgtttgtagatCACTAGTATTCATTTCCATAGTTAAATTTACCTAGCTAAAACAACATAGTCTTGGTTCAACACTGCCAGGTTCTGGAACCCCTTATATTCGATCACTTTTTGTTTAATTGGACCTTCTGAAGTGTCTTGGAAGTTTAGGACTTGAATTACTGCCCAGAAAGAtgtactatatggccaaatgtttatgaacacctgaccatctcaccCATACATGGACCTTCCTCAAAcggttg
This window contains:
- the zgc:101716 gene encoding uncharacterized protein C8orf76 is translated as MEIFGSTFDDSVFEESRKRDLSTDLPAYTPKTCDPEWFCHYEKFEDELDEQKTLKFRADLKYRKKQYQEALKDYTACLPLVPNNNLSMKRDVLEGIARCCSHLGKSRQALEICEKLRKEATNTCHLTCVLQLEQSIHEGCGDVTSGISSLKQLCSVHPFNPWHWLNLATSYQSLLESSTSLEDLKDTPQTPQAFIQQQQEKKEVRLKACMCFIRTRLLIEILKIQQFSFVLERSKKTLQAIEASLHKMQLKEETLRLISEVMAEDLNPEKMREENQDGEGLSGLTIKDFEGRWWNKLHACLLMKENTVLSSDKETETGTPRTPT